A single window of Falco peregrinus isolate bFalPer1 chromosome 11, bFalPer1.pri, whole genome shotgun sequence DNA harbors:
- the LOC129785338 gene encoding collagen alpha-1(I) chain-like has protein sequence MKKFKKNRENGGKKTLKHLLSQELHRLQKHCAAERRGGGTGKCGCGGGGGSRQSRWGRPRGGTGRTRRQGGEKGFPSSPRRGSRGSPRGCRRRAGTSQGGAGGPRASCAPPPCFAGQGRVPLPGALPPFPLGAAPGGTAVPVRSVPGCRGGCAGLVSARLKGAGRPGVTGLQGGASNAAPPPPRRPRGLPAARLPRGAISPLRSLQNRGRPFPPHPGRRGAGPVPPAPGAGVPAEGSAGGGGAVPPGALRAAPGVGAAGGRQHWRGARPGSAGPSAPPRPWGLGSPCLSLAPGDDATLKYFFCPSAGACVALQGAAARGPLQRARPNSDNVQTLVPGAAGALHHRYFS, from the coding sequence atgaagaaatttaaaaaaaatcggGAAAacggaggaaaaaaaaccctgaaacacCTCCTGTCTCAGGAGCTGCACAGGCTGCAAAAGCACTGTGCTGCGGAGCGGCGGGGAGGAGGGACGGGGaagtgtgggtgtggggggggaggggggagccggCAGAGCCGGTGGGGGCGCCCCCGCGGAGGGACGGGGCGTACGCGCAGGCAGGGCGGGGAGAAGGgattcccctcctccccccggAGGGGCTCTCGGGGATCCCCGCGGGGATGCCGGCGGAGAGCGGGGACCTCGCAGGGGGGAGCCGGGGGACCCCGGGCCAGCTGCGCCCCCCCGCCGTGCTtcgcggggcagggccgggtCCCCCTCCCCGGGGCGCTGCCCCCCTTCCCGCTCGGTGCCGCGCCCGGCGGCACAGCCGTGCCCGTGCGGAGCGTTCCCgggtgccgggggggctgcGCAGGGCTCGTCTCTGCCAGGCTCAAGGGTGCGGGGCGCCCCGGGGTGACGGGGCTGCAAGGCGGGGCGAGTAACGCAGCgccaccccctccccgccggccccgggggctgcctgccGCCCGCCTCCCCCGCGGGGCAATCAGTCCCCTTCGCTCCCTGCAGAACCGCGGCCGGCCGTTCCCCCCTCACCCCGGGCGGAGGGGTGCCGGCCCCgttccccccgccccgggagcAGGGGTGCCGGCAGAGGGCTCTgcggggggaggcggcgcgGTGCCACCCGGTGCGCTGCGGGCTGCCCCGGGGGTCGGCGCGGCCgggggcaggcagcactggcGCGGGGCACGGCCCGGCAGCGCTGGCCCCagcgcccccccgcgcccctgGGGGCTCGGCTCGCCTTGCCTTTCCCTTGCGCCCGGCGATGATGCCacgttaaaatattttttctgcccCTCAGCGGGAGCTTGTGTGGCTCTTCAAGGCGCTGCCGCCCGCGGCCCCCTACAACGAGCACGTCCGAACAGCGACAACGTACAGACACTAGtcccaggggcagcaggagccctaCACCACAGGTATTTTTCGTAA